A stretch of the bacterium SCSIO 12827 genome encodes the following:
- a CDS encoding TauD/TfdA family dioxygenase — MTFPHIDIPAAWRVSEIEQDKTWIFRLDDAARGQLADATKAAFDADRPLFDYRRNDVDLGPALKTITDAMMEAHGRRGIALVKGLPRDELSAPEFRFMNWAIGLHFGVARPQGIKSQYISEVRAVGHTYRAANGRGYNSNAGLDFHTDGCDLVTLACFNKAKSGGQSMVSSSITAWNILLAERPDLAEIACQPFYFSRNTEQAPDEGPYYSQPLFDMAEGHMFGKWNRNRVRTAQEILGVPQLTDAQKECTNLLDDILRRPEVMFTMWLEPGDLQIMNNHVMLHSRTPFEDHEDEDRKRLLYRLWLATPNSLRMPESWGGYFRSIEPGTVRGGIRGHEYDDVRLAFETRQAADLGMPAPAKERFIPERLAS; from the coding sequence ATGACCTTCCCCCATATCGACATCCCCGCCGCCTGGCGGGTTTCCGAAATCGAACAGGACAAAACCTGGATCTTCCGGCTCGACGACGCGGCGCGCGGCCAGTTGGCCGATGCGACGAAGGCCGCCTTCGACGCCGACCGCCCTCTGTTCGATTACCGGCGCAACGACGTCGATCTGGGCCCGGCCCTCAAGACCATCACCGACGCCATGATGGAAGCCCATGGAAGGCGCGGCATCGCCCTGGTCAAGGGCCTGCCGCGGGATGAATTAAGCGCCCCCGAATTCCGCTTCATGAACTGGGCCATCGGCCTGCACTTCGGCGTCGCCCGGCCCCAGGGCATCAAATCGCAATACATTTCCGAGGTCCGCGCCGTGGGCCATACCTACCGCGCCGCCAACGGGCGCGGCTACAATTCCAACGCCGGGCTGGATTTCCACACGGACGGCTGCGATCTGGTCACCCTGGCCTGTTTCAACAAGGCGAAGTCGGGCGGCCAGAGCATGGTGTCCTCCAGCATCACCGCCTGGAACATCCTTTTGGCCGAACGCCCGGACCTGGCCGAGATCGCCTGTCAGCCGTTCTATTTCTCGCGCAACACGGAACAGGCCCCCGACGAAGGCCCCTATTACAGCCAGCCGCTGTTCGACATGGCCGAGGGCCACATGTTCGGCAAATGGAACCGCAACCGCGTGCGCACGGCCCAGGAAATCCTGGGTGTGCCGCAATTGACCGACGCGCAGAAGGAATGCACGAACCTGCTGGACGACATTCTGCGCCGCCCGGAGGTCATGTTCACCATGTGGCTGGAGCCCGGCGACCTGCAGATCATGAACAACCACGTCATGCTGCATTCGCGCACCCCGTTCGAGGATCATGAGGACGAAGACCGCAAGCGTCTGCTCTATCGCCTGTGGCTGGCGACGCCCAATTCCCTGCGCATGCCGGAAAGCTGGGGCGGTTACTTCCGGTCCATCGAACCGGGCACGGTGCGGGGCGGCATTCGCGGCCATGAATACGATGACGTGCGGCTCGCCTTCGAAACCCGCCAGGCCGCCGATTTGGGCATGCCGGCCCCGGCGAAGGAGCGGTTCATTCCCGAACGGCTGGCGTCCTAG
- a CDS encoding LysR family transcriptional regulator produces MINLSPADLDAFIAVAETGSFRQAAQTLGVSQPTISARIQHLEAVLGVRLFHRTTRRVVITDAGERLRGRVERMVLETRALLREFREEAHLGRGRVTVGASPSAAAAILPRVIGEFRRRHPAVEVVLFDDFFGQVMDRVMRGEVDLAVSPFVGDETPFRIDPLLTDTVMLAVREDHALAARESVTLAEIGAERLISMPPESAAWAYTRRAFEDAGVDYAPVFMTRYALTLVNLVKEGVGVGLVAGLVARVLDMRGLKLLPVADVDLTRRVSLIRARDRALTPAAQAFCDLLRQTAKRL; encoded by the coding sequence ATGATTAATCTGTCTCCCGCCGATCTGGACGCTTTCATCGCCGTCGCCGAAACCGGAAGCTTCCGGCAAGCGGCGCAGACGCTCGGCGTGTCGCAGCCGACGATCTCCGCCCGCATCCAGCATCTTGAAGCCGTTCTGGGCGTGCGCCTGTTCCACCGCACCACCCGGCGCGTGGTCATCACCGATGCCGGCGAGCGCCTGCGCGGGCGGGTCGAGCGCATGGTGCTGGAAACGCGCGCCCTGCTGCGCGAATTCCGCGAAGAAGCCCATCTGGGGCGCGGCCGGGTCACGGTCGGGGCCTCGCCTTCGGCGGCGGCGGCCATTCTGCCCCGGGTGATCGGTGAATTCCGCCGCCGTCATCCCGCCGTCGAAGTCGTGCTTTTCGACGACTTCTTCGGCCAGGTCATGGACCGGGTGATGCGGGGTGAGGTCGATTTGGCCGTATCGCCCTTTGTCGGGGACGAGACGCCTTTCCGTATCGATCCGCTGTTGACCGACACGGTCATGCTTGCGGTGCGCGAGGACCATGCGCTTGCGGCCCGGGAGTCGGTAACCCTGGCCGAGATCGGGGCCGAGCGCTTGATTTCCATGCCGCCGGAATCCGCCGCCTGGGCCTATACGCGCCGGGCCTTCGAAGACGCCGGGGTCGATTATGCGCCTGTGTTCATGACCCGCTATGCCCTGACCCTGGTCAATCTGGTCAAAGAAGGGGTGGGGGTCGGACTGGTCGCGGGGCTGGTTGCCCGTGTGCTCGACATGCGGGGGCTGAAGCTGCTGCCCGTGGCCGACGTGGATCTGACCCGCCGGGTCTCGCTCATCCGGGCCCGCGACCGCGCCCTGACCCCGGCGGCCCAGGCGTTCTGCGACCTGCTGCGCCAGACGGCCAAGCGGCTTTAG
- a CDS encoding TauD/TfdA family dioxygenase translates to MLDHAQLSVQPLDAAVGAQVTGVDLSEPPTAETAAAITEALGIHGILVFPDQHLTPEQQVTFSRIFGPVEINHNAARYGLGGSPELYVISNVTVDGKPVGSARAGEEWHSDMCYARNPALATMLYAREVPVLHGLILGDTGFANAAAAFEALPEEMKTFLRGKRAIFDFQGRKRPVKPSAEAIAQYPPVDHPIVRRHPRTGRESLYVNHDDCTGIVGMDDHAARNLINALSEHVVRPEFVYRHQWQVDQLVVWDNCTVQHKAILDYDQPQRRLLWRTTIRGPVPV, encoded by the coding sequence ATGCTTGATCACGCACAACTGTCCGTGCAGCCCCTGGACGCCGCCGTGGGGGCCCAGGTCACCGGCGTCGACCTGTCCGAACCGCCGACCGCCGAAACGGCGGCGGCGATCACCGAGGCGCTGGGCATCCACGGCATTCTGGTGTTTCCCGACCAGCACCTGACCCCGGAACAGCAGGTCACCTTCAGCCGCATCTTCGGACCCGTGGAAATCAACCACAACGCCGCCCGCTACGGCCTGGGCGGCAGCCCGGAACTTTACGTCATCTCCAACGTCACCGTGGACGGCAAGCCCGTCGGCTCCGCCCGCGCCGGCGAGGAATGGCATTCGGACATGTGCTACGCCCGGAACCCGGCCCTGGCGACCATGCTCTACGCCCGCGAGGTGCCGGTGCTGCATGGCCTGATCCTGGGCGACACGGGCTTCGCCAACGCCGCCGCCGCATTTGAGGCGCTGCCGGAGGAAATGAAGACGTTTCTGCGGGGCAAGCGCGCCATCTTCGATTTCCAGGGCCGCAAGCGCCCGGTAAAGCCCAGCGCCGAAGCCATCGCCCAGTACCCGCCCGTGGACCATCCCATCGTGCGCCGCCATCCACGCACGGGCCGGGAAAGCCTTTACGTCAACCACGACGACTGCACCGGCATCGTCGGCATGGACGATCACGCGGCGCGCAACCTGATCAACGCGCTTTCCGAACACGTGGTGCGCCCTGAATTCGTCTACCGCCATCAATGGCAGGTCGATCAACTGGTGGTGTGGGACAATTGCACGGTGCAGCACAAGGCGATCCTGGATTATGACCAACCGCAGCGCCGCCTGTTGTGGCGCACCACGATCCGGGGGCCGGTGCCAGTTTAG
- a CDS encoding alpha/beta hydrolase — protein MNFLDLPDLRLHYRRQGSGPPLLFLHGWPEWSGVWRNNLPVLAETFDVIAPDLRNFGDSRGAEARNVAHYVSDIEALVDGLGLDRVGIVSHDIGGFLAQDYARKHPERVAGLFFFDCPHFGIGPRWVQGQQLREIWYQSFHQLPLAQELVGASRDSCRVYFRHFLSHWAGSADAFDGAVLEEWVDNFLKPGNLAGGFRWYACANDRRLKAMAAGGENHPPLDIPAYSLWGAADPILRAEWQETLTGVFTDITLEQAPGAGHFVAWESPDLANARIRAFFTDRFA, from the coding sequence ATGAATTTCCTCGACCTGCCCGACCTGCGCCTTCACTACCGCCGCCAAGGCAGCGGCCCGCCGCTGCTGTTCCTGCACGGCTGGCCCGAATGGTCGGGCGTATGGCGCAACAATCTGCCCGTGCTGGCCGAAACCTTCGACGTTATTGCCCCGGACCTGCGCAATTTCGGTGACAGCCGGGGGGCGGAGGCCCGCAACGTCGCCCATTACGTTTCCGATATCGAAGCCCTGGTCGACGGCCTGGGGCTGGACCGCGTCGGCATCGTCAGCCACGACATCGGCGGATTCCTGGCCCAGGACTACGCCCGCAAGCATCCCGAGCGCGTGGCTGGCCTGTTCTTTTTCGACTGCCCGCACTTCGGCATCGGGCCACGCTGGGTCCAGGGCCAGCAGCTGCGGGAAATCTGGTATCAGTCGTTTCATCAACTGCCCCTGGCCCAGGAACTGGTCGGCGCGTCGCGCGACAGCTGCCGCGTCTATTTCCGCCATTTCCTTAGCCATTGGGCGGGATCAGCCGACGCCTTCGACGGGGCCGTGCTGGAAGAATGGGTCGATAATTTCCTCAAGCCCGGAAACCTGGCGGGCGGGTTCCGCTGGTACGCCTGCGCCAACGACCGGCGGCTCAAGGCCATGGCGGCGGGCGGGGAGAACCATCCACCCTTGGATATCCCCGCCTATTCCCTATGGGGTGCGGCCGATCCGATCCTACGCGCCGAATGGCAGGAAACCCTGACCGGCGTGTTCACCGACATCACCCTGGAACAGGCCCCAGGCGCCGGGCATTTCGTCGCCTGGGAAAGCCCGGACCTGGCCAACGCCCGTATCCGGGCCTTTTTCACAGACCGCTTCGCCTAA
- a CDS encoding iron-containing alcohol dehydrogenase, translating into MARDGFKSASYPLRLFCGPEVIEANLKSAVTRAGAKRALVVCSPSVNQKTDCVTRIRAALGDLYAGVFDGIAKDSTYASVTAATQAARDQNADLLIAVGGGSVLVAVRAVSIFLSETASPFDLMTQYPKDGRPFSPRLEVPKVPIINVPTTPTSAMNRGGTGLKNPDLDHRMEYFDPKTRPQAVFLDDGALMSAPPGLLRSTATTVFAWALGALSLAEVNPLVAGDHAQAFRLAHDAYLRMNGAMDAPGLRRDLCLAAFLQNRAEDDGQALFRRGPFASDYAVATALHLHAPELGQGETTAAVHAATIRRARDVTPAQARPPAEALGVWRDGMDAAATAEAVASALQGLYRTAGMPTGLRALGIERDDLPGIAARTVKIFNASADLTSPEDRIARSLDLLELAW; encoded by the coding sequence ATGGCCCGGGACGGCTTCAAAAGCGCAAGCTATCCGCTGCGGCTATTCTGCGGCCCGGAGGTTATCGAGGCGAACCTCAAAAGTGCTGTGACCCGCGCGGGGGCGAAACGCGCCCTGGTCGTCTGCTCTCCTTCCGTCAATCAGAAGACCGACTGCGTCACCCGCATCCGGGCCGCACTCGGCGACCTTTACGCCGGCGTGTTCGATGGAATCGCCAAGGATTCGACCTATGCCTCCGTCACCGCCGCCACGCAGGCTGCCAGGGACCAGAACGCCGACCTTCTGATAGCCGTGGGCGGCGGCAGCGTCCTGGTCGCGGTTCGCGCCGTTTCCATCTTCCTGTCGGAAACGGCCAGCCCGTTCGACCTGATGACCCAGTATCCAAAGGACGGACGGCCCTTCAGCCCCCGCCTGGAAGTGCCCAAGGTGCCGATTATCAACGTGCCGACGACGCCGACCAGCGCCATGAACCGGGGCGGCACCGGATTGAAGAATCCGGACCTGGACCACCGCATGGAATACTTCGATCCCAAGACCCGGCCGCAGGCGGTCTTCCTGGACGACGGGGCCTTGATGTCGGCGCCACCGGGGCTGCTGCGTTCCACGGCGACGACCGTGTTCGCCTGGGCCCTGGGAGCGCTGTCCCTCGCCGAGGTGAACCCGCTGGTCGCGGGCGACCATGCCCAGGCCTTCCGCCTGGCCCATGACGCCTACCTGCGCATGAACGGCGCCATGGATGCCCCCGGGCTGCGCCGCGATCTCTGTCTCGCCGCCTTTTTGCAGAACCGGGCCGAGGACGACGGCCAGGCCCTGTTCCGGCGCGGCCCCTTCGCCAGCGATTATGCCGTGGCGACGGCTCTGCACCTGCATGCCCCGGAATTGGGCCAGGGAGAAACGACCGCCGCCGTCCACGCCGCCACCATCCGCCGGGCGCGGGACGTCACGCCGGCCCAGGCGCGCCCTCCGGCCGAGGCCCTGGGCGTGTGGCGGGACGGCATGGATGCGGCCGCCACCGCCGAGGCCGTTGCGAGCGCGCTGCAAGGCCTTTACCGCACCGCCGGCATGCCGACCGGCTTGCGCGCCCTCGGTATCGAGCGTGACGACCTGCCGGGCATCGCAGCGCGCACGGTGAAGATCTTCAACGCCAGCGCCGACCTGACTTCGCCCGAGGACCGCATCGCCCGATCCCTCGACCTATTGGAATTGGCCTGGTAG
- a CDS encoding D-amino-acid transaminase encodes MSRTVYVNGDYVAEEEAKVSIFDRGFLFADGIYEVSSVLDGKLIDNAGHMARLARSLSELKMARPCSDDDLLAIQKELIKRNNLTEGVVYMQITRGAADRDFNFPKDATPSLVMFTQEKNILNSPNAAKGLAVVTLPDIRWHRRDIKTVQLLASSLAKQTAKDMGADDAWLIEDGFITEGTSNNAFIVTDDGKIITRQLSNDILHGITRKAVLKCAEAAGLTLIERAFTPEEAYEAREAFSTSASAFVMPVIKIDDHILGNGVPGPVTQKLRELYIAEAKAAAV; translated from the coding sequence ATGTCCCGCACCGTCTACGTCAATGGCGACTACGTTGCCGAGGAAGAGGCCAAGGTCTCGATCTTTGATCGCGGCTTCCTGTTCGCCGACGGCATTTACGAAGTGTCGTCGGTGCTGGACGGCAAGTTGATCGACAACGCCGGGCATATGGCGCGGCTCGCCCGGTCGTTGTCGGAACTGAAGATGGCGCGGCCCTGTTCGGATGACGATCTGCTGGCCATCCAGAAGGAACTGATCAAGCGCAACAACCTGACCGAGGGCGTGGTCTACATGCAGATCACCCGCGGCGCCGCCGACCGGGATTTCAATTTTCCCAAGGACGCGACGCCGTCGCTGGTCATGTTCACCCAGGAAAAGAACATCCTGAACAGCCCGAACGCCGCCAAGGGCCTTGCCGTCGTCACCCTGCCGGACATCCGCTGGCACCGCCGCGACATCAAGACCGTGCAGCTGCTGGCTTCCTCCCTGGCCAAACAGACCGCCAAGGACATGGGGGCGGACGACGCCTGGCTGATCGAGGACGGTTTCATCACCGAAGGCACCTCCAACAACGCCTTCATCGTCACCGACGACGGCAAGATCATCACCCGCCAATTGTCCAACGACATCCTGCACGGCATCACCCGCAAGGCGGTGCTGAAATGCGCCGAGGCGGCGGGCCTGACCCTGATCGAACGCGCATTCACACCGGAAGAAGCCTATGAGGCGCGGGAGGCCTTTTCCACCAGCGCCTCCGCCTTCGTCATGCCGGTGATCAAGATCGACGACCACATCCTGGGCAACGGCGTGCCCGGCCCGGTGACCCAGAAGCTGCGCGAACTCTACATCGCCGAAGCCAAGGCGGCGGCGGTCTAG
- a CDS encoding carboxymuconolactone decarboxylase family protein has product MRRLPAVTKDSMKPEQLDLFGKITSGPRSKGRNAMDFMDQDGGLIGPFNAYLYTPKIGDAAQTLAGLLRFESVLPGDLRELAICAVGQHWKADYEFYAHAKVARNEGVDEATIEAVRQGNAPADPKHAAITGFVWEMLAERKVSDATYAAAHAILGDQGMVELVLLSGCYCMVSANLNVFRPPFPDGVDRPFGAV; this is encoded by the coding sequence ATGCGCCGCCTGCCCGCCGTCACCAAGGACTCCATGAAACCGGAACAGCTCGACCTGTTCGGCAAGATCACCTCCGGCCCCCGGTCCAAGGGCCGCAACGCCATGGATTTCATGGACCAGGACGGCGGCCTGATCGGCCCGTTCAACGCTTATCTGTACACGCCCAAGATCGGCGACGCGGCGCAGACCCTGGCCGGGCTGCTGCGCTTTGAATCGGTATTGCCGGGCGACCTGCGCGAACTCGCCATCTGCGCCGTGGGTCAGCACTGGAAGGCCGATTACGAATTCTACGCCCATGCCAAGGTGGCGCGGAACGAAGGCGTCGATGAAGCGACCATCGAGGCCGTGCGCCAGGGCAACGCCCCCGCCGATCCCAAGCACGCCGCCATCACCGGTTTCGTCTGGGAAATGCTGGCCGAACGCAAGGTGTCGGACGCCACCTACGCCGCCGCCCATGCCATCCTGGGCGACCAGGGCATGGTCGAACTGGTGCTGCTGAGCGGCTGCTACTGCATGGTATCGGCCAATCTGAACGTGTTCCGCCCGCCGTTCCCCGATGGCGTGGACCGCCCGTTCGGCGCGGTCTGA
- a CDS encoding 2-hydroxychromene-2-carboxylate isomerase, producing MNTPAKPKAHWYFDYISPYAYLQFHQMDRFTERLDITLEPVLFAGLLNAWGQLGPAEIPQKRIATYKFCTWQAGRMGLPFRTPPTHPYNPLATLRLTLARGGNAPDVEKIFDTIWGQGLDVADPEVFADLKASLGPAPGPELDDQAAKQALKKNTDAAVAKGVYGVPTFAIEDATAENGWRLFWGFDAGDWMLDWLDNPDMFAEPVMQAADDCQVGARRRRPEEKIKQA from the coding sequence ATGAACACGCCCGCGAAGCCGAAGGCCCATTGGTATTTCGATTACATCTCGCCTTACGCCTATCTGCAGTTCCATCAGATGGACCGCTTTACGGAGCGTCTGGACATCACCCTGGAGCCGGTGCTGTTCGCGGGCCTTCTGAACGCTTGGGGCCAGTTGGGCCCGGCGGAAATCCCGCAAAAGCGCATCGCGACCTACAAATTCTGCACCTGGCAGGCCGGGCGCATGGGGCTGCCGTTCCGCACCCCGCCGACCCATCCTTACAATCCGCTGGCGACCCTGCGCCTGACCCTGGCGCGGGGGGGCAACGCCCCGGACGTTGAAAAAATCTTCGATACCATCTGGGGACAGGGCCTCGACGTCGCCGACCCCGAGGTGTTCGCCGACCTGAAGGCCTCACTCGGCCCTGCGCCGGGCCCGGAGCTGGACGACCAGGCCGCCAAGCAGGCATTGAAGAAAAATACGGACGCCGCCGTGGCCAAGGGCGTTTACGGCGTGCCGACCTTCGCCATCGAGGACGCCACCGCCGAGAACGGCTGGCGCCTGTTCTGGGGCTTCGACGCCGGGGACTGGATGCTCGACTGGCTGGACAATCCGGACATGTTCGCCGAGCCCGTCATGCAGGCCGCCGATGATTGCCAGGTCGGGGCGCGCCGCCGCCGGCCCGAAGAAAAAATCAAACAAGCATAG
- a CDS encoding glutamine--tRNA ligase/YqeY domain fusion protein: MTDPTPPAAVDGKTSAEPDADGPRDFIRDIIRDDLAEGRAQGVVTRFPPEPNGYLHIGHAKSICLNFGVAQEFGGVCNLRFDDTNPAKEEQEFIDAIMADVRWLGFDWGDNLFHASDYFEQLYQWAEHLIENGRAYVDELSADEIREYRGTLTQPGKPSPWRDRPVDESLDQFRRMRAGEFADGAKVLRAKIDMGHGNMNMRDPVIYRIVKKPHPRTGDAWCIYPTYDYAHGQSDALEQVTHSLCTLEFEDHRPLYDWLIENLPVPSRPRQYEFARLNLGYTVLSKRRLTQLVADGHVSGWDDPRMPTLTGLRRRGIPPETIRDFISRLGITKQDSQVEFSLLEHCVREHLNKSAERRMAVLRPLKVVIENFPEGEVDNLDAINNPEDPDGGGHTVPFTREIYIEQDDFMEDPPKKFFRLGPGREVRLRYAFFITCTDVIKDAQGNIVEIRATYDPATRGGDAPDGRKVKGTLHWVSATHAVKAQVRLYDHLFREEAPGSGGRDYLDDLNPDSLEVIEDAMLEPSLAGWPVGKTLQFERLGYFCADKDGTADAPVFNRTMTLRDTWAKVKKQG; the protein is encoded by the coding sequence ATGACCGACCCCACGCCCCCTGCGGCCGTTGACGGCAAAACTTCCGCCGAACCGGACGCGGACGGCCCCCGCGATTTCATCCGTGACATCATCCGCGACGACCTGGCGGAGGGGCGGGCCCAAGGCGTGGTCACGCGGTTTCCGCCGGAACCCAACGGTTATCTGCACATCGGCCATGCCAAGTCAATCTGCCTGAATTTCGGCGTCGCCCAGGAATTCGGCGGCGTGTGCAATCTGCGCTTCGACGACACCAACCCGGCCAAGGAAGAACAGGAATTCATCGACGCCATCATGGCTGACGTGCGCTGGCTCGGCTTTGATTGGGGCGACAACCTGTTCCATGCCTCGGACTATTTTGAACAGCTCTACCAATGGGCCGAACATCTGATCGAAAACGGCCGGGCCTATGTGGATGAACTGTCGGCCGACGAAATCCGCGAATACCGCGGCACCCTGACCCAGCCGGGCAAACCAAGCCCCTGGCGCGACCGGCCCGTGGATGAAAGCCTGGATCAGTTCCGCCGCATGCGGGCGGGCGAATTCGCCGACGGCGCCAAGGTGCTGCGCGCCAAGATCGACATGGGCCACGGCAACATGAACATGCGTGATCCGGTCATCTATCGCATCGTCAAGAAACCCCATCCGCGCACGGGCGATGCCTGGTGCATCTATCCGACCTATGACTATGCCCATGGCCAGTCGGACGCCCTGGAACAGGTGACTCATTCGCTTTGTACGTTGGAGTTCGAGGATCACCGCCCGCTCTACGACTGGCTGATCGAGAACCTGCCGGTGCCGTCGCGCCCGCGCCAGTACGAATTCGCGCGCCTCAACCTGGGTTACACCGTGCTGTCCAAGCGGCGCCTGACGCAACTGGTCGCCGACGGCCACGTATCGGGATGGGACGACCCCCGCATGCCGACCCTGACCGGCCTGCGCCGGCGCGGCATCCCGCCGGAAACCATCCGTGATTTCATTTCCCGCCTGGGCATCACCAAGCAGGACAGCCAAGTCGAATTCTCGCTGCTGGAACATTGCGTGCGCGAGCATCTGAACAAGTCGGCGGAACGCCGGATGGCGGTGCTGCGCCCCCTCAAGGTGGTGATCGAGAACTTCCCCGAGGGTGAGGTCGACAACCTGGACGCCATCAACAACCCGGAAGACCCGGACGGCGGCGGCCATACCGTGCCGTTCACCCGGGAAATCTATATCGAACAAGACGACTTCATGGAGGACCCGCCCAAGAAGTTCTTCCGCTTAGGGCCCGGCCGCGAAGTGCGCCTGCGCTATGCCTTTTTCATCACCTGCACGGACGTCATCAAGGACGCCCAGGGCAACATCGTCGAAATCCGCGCGACCTACGATCCCGCGACCCGAGGCGGCGACGCGCCGGACGGGCGAAAGGTCAAGGGCACCCTGCATTGGGTGTCCGCAACCCATGCGGTGAAGGCCCAGGTCCGGCTCTACGATCACCTGTTCCGGGAAGAAGCCCCCGGTTCCGGCGGCCGCGATTATCTGGACGACCTCAACCCCGACTCCCTTGAGGTGATCGAGGACGCCATGCTGGAGCCGTCACTGGCCGGCTGGCCGGTCGGCAAGACATTGCAGTTCGAACGCCTGGGCTATTTCTGCGCCGACAAGGACGGCACGGCGGATGCGCCCGTGTTCAACCGCACGATGACGCTGCGCGACACCTGGGCCAAGGTAAAGAAACAGGGATAG